From the genome of Cellvibrio japonicus Ueda107, one region includes:
- a CDS encoding glycosyltransferase family 4 protein: MKLAFTLFHYFPYGGLERDMLAMARTCKARGHQVTIYTQRWAGELPADIPVQLVPVRALSNHGRAREFARRFMALRHQQTIDLVVGFNKMPGLDVYYAADTCFAQKVYEGRHWLYRFSGRSRAYLDLENAVFAPASSTQILLIAPAQKAAFQRYYQTPDVRLHRLPPGIRRDRVMPADYAIQREQGRAALGAAPDTLVLLAVGSDFARKGLSRTIKAMAALPPDIRARTRLWVAGQDDATSAVRLAGQLGIASQVQVLGARDDVAQLMWSADMLLHPAHSEAAGAVLLEAMVAGLPVIATAVCGYAPYIAQWQLGKVIADGDTQLADAIVDIAAQDRAHWLARARDFIAHGDVFSMMDHAVAIIESMGTGKLSDRL; this comes from the coding sequence ATGAAACTCGCCTTTACCCTGTTCCACTATTTTCCCTACGGCGGCCTGGAGCGGGACATGCTCGCCATGGCGCGCACCTGTAAGGCGCGCGGTCACCAGGTCACTATTTACACCCAGCGCTGGGCGGGTGAACTGCCGGCGGATATTCCCGTGCAGCTGGTGCCGGTGAGGGCCCTGAGCAACCATGGGCGCGCGCGCGAGTTTGCCCGGCGTTTTATGGCTTTGCGCCACCAACAAACCATAGACCTGGTGGTGGGTTTCAATAAAATGCCAGGCCTTGATGTGTACTACGCGGCAGATACCTGTTTTGCACAAAAGGTGTATGAAGGGCGCCATTGGCTATACCGCTTCAGCGGCCGCAGCCGCGCTTACCTGGACTTGGAAAATGCGGTATTCGCGCCTGCCAGTAGCACACAGATCCTGTTGATTGCACCAGCGCAGAAAGCGGCGTTCCAGCGCTATTACCAAACACCGGACGTCCGCCTGCATAGGTTGCCGCCGGGCATCCGGCGCGATCGGGTGATGCCGGCGGATTACGCCATACAGCGTGAACAGGGGCGCGCCGCTTTAGGGGCGGCACCGGATACCCTGGTGCTGTTGGCGGTGGGGTCGGACTTTGCGCGCAAGGGCTTGTCGCGCACGATCAAAGCGATGGCTGCCCTGCCGCCCGATATACGGGCGCGCACTCGCCTGTGGGTTGCCGGGCAGGATGATGCGACTTCCGCGGTGCGCCTTGCCGGTCAGTTGGGCATCGCCAGCCAGGTGCAGGTGCTGGGTGCGCGCGATGATGTGGCGCAGTTGATGTGGAGCGCCGATATGCTGTTGCATCCGGCACACAGCGAGGCGGCGGGTGCGGTATTGCTGGAGGCCATGGTAGCGGGCCTGCCGGTGATCGCGACAGCGGTTTGCGGCTACGCGCCTTACATTGCGCAGTGGCAACTGGGTAAGGTGATTGCGGATGGCGATACACAGCTGGCCGATGCCATTGTGGACATCGCCGCGCAAGATCGCGCGCACTGGCTTGCGCGAGCCCGGGATTTCATTGCCCATGGAGATGTTTTTTCGATGATGGATCACGCTGTGGCTATCATCGAGTCGATGGGGACAGGCAAGCTTTCGGATAGGTTGTAG